The Juglans regia cultivar Chandler chromosome 1, Walnut 2.0, whole genome shotgun sequence nucleotide sequence TCTCAGTCAAAACAATCGAGAACCTCCAGTTGAAAGTTCTCAACTTGAAAGTACAGGGTCTCTATGTGAGCCATCTACTGTAAAGGAGGCTAATTGCCAATTTTCTGGAAACCTTAATTCCAATATGGTGGACTTTTCATTTGATGACTGGTTCATGGAAAACCAGCCAATTCCGGTGGTGTCAGGTGGTTCTGTGCCATCCGAACTGAATCTCTATTCTCCTGAGAATTCCTCTATCGACGCCGGTAtgcttttgtttgattttgaaacCTCCTGGAATGGTCTTGCACATGCCTAGCCTATTATAACTAGGGTTTAAAGAGTTTTGGCGgtgtacagtcattttaaacTGAAGTGCACAAAAAGTGCCTGTTGGTTAAATAATGCTGCACAGGCTGGTAGATTTTGATCAATTATATTCTGAAATTGAAATCTCATATGTTAAGTTATATATCACGTCTGCATTGTTCTTTTCCCCTTGAGTCTGCTTGGTGACTGGTTCAGAATATGCTAAATGATCTTTATAGTAGTTGAAGTTGGTCCCCGCAGATTCTTGTGCCAATATGAattttgctttggttttctgatAGATGAcagtgaatgaacttggtcttgaaGGTAGAAATCGGATTACTACAACAGTATCCAGCAATCTCTGTGTACTAAATGGCCAGAACATCTGGAGCATCAAATGTGGATGGCAATTTTCTGCTTTTATGTGTAAAGGCATGCCGTTCACCAGAAACGAGATTGAATGCTTGCAAATGTGTGTAACTGCGTGGTgcatatcttcttcttcttctttgtttttttttttttttttttttgggtagtcAGATTTTGATTGGTGCAAGTCGATGTTAACAAATTGCTGGCAATGTGGCTACTGGAGATGAAGGCTAGGGAGCACGTCTGGGAAATTTCCTTGCAGCCCAGCTTGAGAAAGGTGGGAGCAAATCCGTAATATTTGCAATAATTGAGCTAATTTGCCCATTCAAGacaattggtttttttatttttttgaagggaaGTCATTCAACGATGATTGAACTGAAGCATCTCCATTAAAATTGGCGCAACTTACTATACAAACTTACCTAACATCTATCCCTCAAGTTCCATTGATTTCTCTCTCCGAATTTCATCACCTCCTTAATTCTCTTCTGGCATGGCATCTTTTAAGTTCAGGAGTTTTGTAAGGCgtagcttttttattttattttatttttaaattcgaTCTTCTTCCCCTCCCTTGAAAACGACATTCTTTTCGCGTGTATCAATATTTTGTTGTTAACAACACGTAGCCAGATCTTATAACACTAGTATTCATCCTAGCCGAATGGTAGAGACATCAATATGTTTACTAATCCCGGGTACACCTCTCTCGGTAATTCAATGGAAATTCTCCTACTCCTTCCTAGCTTTTTGCATGGATCCTCTACTTCGGAAAATTTCTCCAGTTTGATAGATCTCAAGTGTGGAGTCATGAATTTAAAGACATCCGACACGTTTTAAAACTTCTACATCGTGGTGATCCTGAAGATTAAGGAACGTttgaatctcaaatttattttaattcatcttatttaattattataatttttttaaattctaacacaaaatataataaataaattatttttttcaaatatcaaaataatattaatattaaaaaataatattttaataatattttattttatttttaattttcatctcaatttaacatttaagcttaacttaaatatttaattaaattagtattcAACGATGTTAGAGTTTTTGGATCAATAATAACATACACCAACACTACTTAAGAGATTGGCAGAGACATCATTTATTTaaaggctcgtttgttttcagagatgagatgagatgagttgagattaaagttaaaaagttgaataaaatattgttagaatatattttttaatattattattattttgagatttgaaaaagttgaattgtttattttattttatgtggagattaaaaaaaattgtaatgatgaggtgagatgatatgagatgagatgtttttgaaaaacaaacaaggcctaagaaaaaatgagaggagagagagaggacctcCTCCGCTGTTTCCCGATATTTGCAACGATATGTAGCACATCTGCTACTTTTCTTGGGGAATATTTGGTTTGGAGAAGACTGTAGAGAACTCAGCTCCGTTTCTAGTTTCTTCTTTGCCTATGAAACCGAGAGTCCTataatccccccccccccccctctctctctggTACTCATACAAAGCAGGAATGGCCCTGTGGATGGAAACGGGTTCAGAGCCTATCACCGAATCCGAGAAAGCGGACCTTGAAGCTATCGCCGCCCTCAAACACTCTGCTGCCCTTGAACtcaaggtctctctctctctctctctctctcgctatatatatatatataagttgtgaTTTATGAAAGTTCAGTGTTTGGAGGATTCGTTGGTATCGTTTCGTTTTGTGGATCCTTTATCGCTACCGGTTTGCTTAAGCAACGGTCATTTGCTTGAATACGGGTATAATTCTGCACATCTAATTATTTCAACAAATGAGCTTGAGCTGAAAGTAGTATTAGTTCTAATGTCTTTCAAGGTAAGCGAGGCCTACACTACACTTTGAAGTGCTTAATTGCCTACGTGAGACTATTATAGGAGGAATCGTCTGCCTTTTAGTTTGGTAGGGATGCCCGACGACGGTTCTTAGAATGATGTGTTTCTCTTTGTAAGAAGAAATCATCATAGGCAGTATAATATGCTGAATGAAGATTATGcgaataatcattttatttttttttcttttggtggtTTGATTGATTTATAGGAAAAGGGTAACCAGTATGTGAAGATGGGTAAAAAACACTACGCTGATGCTATTGATTGTTACACGAGGGCAATTGATCAGAAGGTCCTGAGCGACTCCGAACACTCGGTTCTCTTCTCGAATAGAGCCCATGTGAATTTGTTGCTAGGAAATTACAGACGTGCTCTCATGGATGCTGAGGAGGCAATTAAGCTTCTCCCGACAAATGTCAAGGTTCTAATTTCATGTTTGTGTTCTCAGCTAGACGTCATTTGCTCTGACTTCTCATGTATGGGAACTTTCTCATGGTTCTTTGGTTTGATAATGTTTTAAAGCGTTATGGATTTTGGTTAGGCACTTTATCGAGCTGCCAAAGCATCTCTGTCATTGAACTTGTTGGATAAAGCGAAATCATTTTGTGAGAATGGAATTGAACTTGACCCAAGCAATGAAGAACTAAAGAAGCTTGCTAAGCAGATTGACATACAGAGGTTGGAACATGAACAGCGGGAGGCTCTAGTTTCCAGGGATATTGCTGGGGCTAAGGTTTGATGCTATGCTATTCGCAGGGAAAAAATCTTTCTTTAATACCTCGAGGCTCATATTTCCCTTTTTTCCTCTCCTGAAACTTGGCAGGACCTTGTTTCTGCAATGGAAGATAGGGGCTTCAAGATTGGAAAGGCAATATTTCGAGAACTTACTGGATTAAGAAAGCCTgcattagataaaaataatattgtccACTGGCCAGTTCTTCTTCTGTATGCAGAGGTTATGTCCAGTGACTTTATCGAGGACTTCTGCGAGACTGACATGTTTTCTGCTCATCTTGACATGATATCCTTTTAGAAGATTGCCTTATATACCAtaccttccttttctttttccttttttttttctttgggtggGGGTTCTGACATCTTAATTTACTGTTGTTAGTGTCAGGGTTGTGAGTTTTGCATATGGCATACAATGTCCCTGCACTGCTGTGCTTTATGGATCTCCTTAGCTTTTAAACATGTTTTCAGAAAGTTGCCCACCTTTGCCATGGGACAAAGAGAACAATTACACCCGTGAATCTATTGAGTTATACTACGAGGTAGGCAGCTGAATGTGATTCTTATTTCAGTCACTATTGTTCCGTTTCGACAATTTAATAACTAACTTATTCCTTTT carries:
- the LOC109020550 gene encoding tetratricopeptide repeat protein 4 homolog, with the translated sequence MALWMETGSEPITESEKADLEAIAALKHSAALELKEKGNQYVKMGKKHYADAIDCYTRAIDQKVLSDSEHSVLFSNRAHVNLLLGNYRRALMDAEEAIKLLPTNVKALYRAAKASLSLNLLDKAKSFCENGIELDPSNEELKKLAKQIDIQRLEHEQREALVSRDIAGAKDLVSAMEDRGFKIGKAIFRELTGLRKPALDKNNIVHWPVLLLYAEVMSSDFIEDFCETDMFSAHLDMMFSESCPPLPWDKENNYTRESIELYYEAGSGVCLSKSKLLHYLLEGTAASHVESINGEEKDAIEDSNHEISAGNGSKWVRVNEKRTLHDVLKEPNFIIPGIPVFYVVSKSSRFYKEFKAGKWAPPP